The window TTGGCCCCGGCAGCAAATGGGATGTGAGCGGCCGTCAGCGCCGGGCCTGCCAGACCAAATTGATGCCGAAGGCACCGAGAGCCTTCCCCGGGCCCTCCGCAGCTGCCGCCGGCCCTGCCCGCATCCCCTGGGCTGCCGCACGGGGCCTGCGGGCACGcggggctggagagcagccgaGCCATGGATTGGTGCTGgggggtgaggatgaggatgagagggggtgaggatgaggagaggGGTGAGGAGGGGGCAAGGATGacgatgaggatgaggatgagggtgaggatgaggatgaggatgaggagaggggtgaggagggggtgaggatgaggatgaggatgaggatgaggatgaggatgaggatgaggatgaggatgaggatgaggagggggtgaggatgaggatgaggagggggtGAGGATGAGCAAGGGGTGAGGATGTGGATGgggggtgaggatgaggaggggggtgaagatgaggatgaggaggggggtgaggatgaggatgagcagagggtgaggatgaggatgaggatgagggtgaggatgaggatgaggatgaggatgagcagagggtgaggatgagaatgagggtgaggatgaggatgaggatgaggatgagcagagggtgaggatgaggatgagatgaggatgaggatgagcagagggtgaggatgagggtgaggatgaggatgaggatgaggatgagcaGGGGGTGAGGATGAGCAgggggtgaggatgaggatgaggatgaggatgagggtgaggatgagggtgaggatgaggatgaggatgagcagggggtgaggatgaggatgaggatgaggatgaggatgaggatgaggaggggctgTGCAGGTGCAGCCGTGCGTGTGACAGTGAATAGCAGCATCCCAGGTGACCCGTGCGGCAGCAGAGCCCCTCACTGGGCAATGCTGAGAACAGAGTGggaggggctggcactgagACCCCCCCGAGGCGCGTCCAGGAGGgtcggggacactggggacaggggatggggacaggaatggggacagggatggggacaggggatggggacagggatggggacaggaatggggacagggatggggacagggatggggatggggacagggatggggacagggatggggacagggtggggacagggaatgggacagggatggggacaggaatggggatggggatggggacaggggatggggacagggatggggacagggatggggatggggatggggacagggaatggggacagggatggggacagggatggggacaggggatgggacagggatggggacaggatgaTGGTAATaatggggacaggatgggaaaGGGGATGTGTCCAGAGGGTTTGGGGGCACTGAGATCCCCGCAAGGCGTGTCCAGGAGGTtcgggggcactggggacagggatggggacagggatggggacaggggatggggacaggcgTGTCCAGGAGGTTCAGGGGCACTGAGATCCCCCCAAGGCGTGTCCAGGAGGTTCAGGGACACTGAGACCCCCCCAGGCGTGTCCAGGAGGTTCAGGGGCACTGAGTTCCCCCCCAGGCGTGTCCAGGAGGTTCAGGGGCACTGAGACCCCCCCCAAGGCGTGTCCAGGAGGTTCAGGGACACTGAGTTCCGCCCCAGGCGTGTCCAGGAGGTTCAGGGACACTGAGATCCCCCCCAGGCGTGTCCAGGAGGTTCGGGGGCACGTCTGCCCCCCGCCAGGAGGCACCGAGCAGGAGCACGAACACGAATATTATGAATATTTAACGCGAGGTGTTGGGCACCTGCCCTAAATGCCGACAGGGGGGTGACCTTGGCTCCCCTGAAACCTCCCCGTTCGTGCTCATCCCCGCAGGCTCcgggcccccccagccccccagggctgggcgggggctgcgggggtcGCCCCGCGCTGCCGGTGCCGCAATCGATGGCTCCCGGCTGCAGCGCTGCTCTGCAATTCCCTTTCATCcatcccccagcagctcctggggagggcttggggggattggggggatgCCAAGCTGGCCCCGAGCCCGCAGGGGTTGGGGCGCCGCTGTTactgcagggatgggggggGTTTGGTCTATCCGTGccaccccccccagcccctggcgcTGTCGCACAGcgagtgtctgtctgtccgtctgtctgtctgtctgtgcccctgtgctgccGCTGCCTGaccatccctgtcccatccctgtccctccctgtcccatccctgtccctccctatcccttttctctcccatccctgcccttccctgtcccgtccctgtcccttccctgtcccctccctgtcccatccctgtcccttttctctcccatccctgtccctccctatcccatccctgtcccctccctgtcccctccctgtcccttttctctcccatccctgtcccatccctgtcccatccctgtcccctccctgtcccatccctgtccccatccctgtcccctccctgtcccttttctctcccatccctgtcccctccctgtcccctccctgtcccatccctgtcccttttctctcccttccctgtccctccctatcccatccctgtcccatccctgtcccctccctgtcccttttctctcccatccctgtcccttccctgtccctccctgtccctccctgtcccttcccatccATTCCCATCTCAgcctcttccaacccaaccccatcacccccccccctcccctcacccCGCACGGACGGGATtgaaaagggaaactgaggcaggggagGAAGGGCAGAGGCACCTGCGGCACTGCCGGGGACCGGCcttggctgccagccctggctgagaTGGAAATTCAGCTCAGAAACCTCCAGAAACCCTTCCCGGAGGTGGGGGCTCGGCAGGATGAGCTGCCGTGCCCGATCCCCgtgggctgcagcccccagacccTCGCTGGGGGTGtgtgggaggatttggggggctcCCAGTGGGGTGTGAGGGTCCCGGGGGCAGAGATGGGGTGCAGAGCCCACCCCTCTCAGCTTGGGGGTGCCCCCTCTCGCTCTGCCCTCGTTCTTTCCCCGTCCCGGTCCTGGCCCTCCCTCTCCGGCTGGCGAGGGCGCCCGGCTTTGAAGCTGCGTTGAAAAATAGATAAGGGAGAAATGAGCGGCGAGCTGGGAGAGagccgggggcagcgggggtGCGGGGATGGGGGTGCGGGGATGGGGGTGAGGGGATGGGGGTGAGGGGATGGGGGTGCGGGGATGGAGGGGCGGGAATGGGGGTGAGGGGATGGGGGGGCAGGATGGGGGTGCGGGAAtgggggtgcagggatgggggtGAAGGGATGGGGGTGAGAGGATGggggggcagggatgggggtgaAGGGATGGGGGTGCGGGGATGGGGGGGCAGGATGGGGGTGAAGGGATGgcggggaggggatgggggtgcGGGAATGGGGGGGCAGGATGGGGGGGCAGGATGGGGGTGCGGGAAtgggggtgcagggatgggggtGAAGGGATGGGGGTGCGGGGATGGGGGTGCGGGTTAGggttaataaaatattttattttataaattaatattttatttttctaaaattaatatttttgttacatTCTTTTAATtcgatttatttttcttatctttaaaACCGATATTAAACCAAATATTTGATATtatacaatattttatataatattttatattataaaatttaattttattgagAGCCATCCTGTGGGGTGAGCGATGCCAGCATCACCCCCAGCCGTGTCAGGAGCCATTCCCTGAGCCTGCCTCGATTTCCCacgttccccccccccccccagcccctccagctgctgcctctgctcatctccccctccccactcccccTCCGGGGCTCCAGGTGACCCCGGGCAGCTCAGGGTGACAGTGATTGACGAGCCCggggctgccacagcagctggcagggcaggagggcacgGCGGGCACCCCgcgaggatgaggatgggggcGCGGGGGTGAGGGACAGGGTGGGGTCCCAggttggggctggcagctggatCTGCTTGGGGAGGGGAGCtcggggaggggatggggggggctcagcccagctggtgcaggagggaggaggaggagggaggagcagggagaggatgaAGAGGGTGTGGGaaagaggatgaggagggacgaggtgggagaggatgaggagggtgcAGGCAGAGGGATGAGGAGGGAGGTGTAGGtaagaggatgaggagggtgcaggaaggaggatgaggaaggggcTGTAGGTAGGAGAACGAGGAGGATGCAGaaaagaggatgaggagggaagagtaggaagaggatgaggagggtgcaggaaagaggatgaggagggaggaggtgggagAGGATGAGAAGGGTGCAAGTGAGAGGatgaggagagaggagcaggggagggagggtgaGGAGAGTGCAGGCAGAGGGGTGAGGAGGGAGGAGTAGgtaggaggatgaggaggatgcaggaaagaggatgaggaaggggCTGTAGgtaggaggatgaggagggtgcAGGCAGAGGGGTgagcaggagaatgaggaggGTTCAGGTGCATGAGCAGGTGCatgcaggaggatgaggagggaggggTAGGtagaggatgaggagggtgcACGTGGAGGAATGAGGGGGGTGCAGGAAGGAGGATGAGCAGGGTTCatgcaggaggatgaggagggtgcAGGCAGAGGGCAAAGGACGGTTCAGGTGGGAGAATGAGGAGCGGGCTGTAGGtaagaggatgaggagggttcAGGTGGAAAGATGAGGAAGGAGGAGTAGGTAAGAGGATTAGGAGGATGCAGGaaagaggatgaggagggtgcagaagggaggaggaggagggaggagtacgtagaggatgaggagggagcaggcagagggatgAGGAGGGTTCAGGTGAGACGATGAGGAGGGAGAAGTaggcaggaggatgaggagggtgcAGGAGAGGATGAGGAGAGTGCAGGCAGAGTGACGAGGAAAGGGCTGTAGgtaggaggatgaggagggtgcAGACAGAAGGACAAGGAGGGTTCAggtgggaggatgaggagggaggaGTACGTAGAGGATGAGGAAGGTGCAGACAGAAGGATGAGGAAGGGGCTGTagggagaggatgaggagggtgcAGACAGAAGGATGAGGAAGGGGCTgtagaggatgaggagggaggaGTACGTAGAGGATGAGGAAGGTGCAGACAGAAGGATGAGGAAGGGGCTGTAGAGGATGAGGCTGtagaggatgaggagggtgcAGACAGAGGGATGAGGAAGGCCACGAGCACAGCTCACAcgctctcccctctcccccagaCCGTGTGCGCCGGCGGCCACATCCCCAAAGCCTTGGGCTACCTGGAGATGGGCGCCTCGGGCCTCCTCAAGGACGTCCCCTACGGCGCCCTGAACCCCCCGGCGCTCAACCCCGGGCACCTGATCCCGGCAGAGCCGCCCAGGGTGGGCACGGGCACCGCGGCGGGcgcctcccacagcccctggcgCTGGCAGAAGAACCAAACGTCCCTGGAAGCCCCGAAGCCCCGCGGGCACCGCAAGCCCAGCCTCAAATCCAGCCGCGCCAAGAAGATTTTCGGCTGGGGCGACTTCTACTTCAACATCAAAACGCTCAAATTCAGCCTCCTGGTGACGGGCAAGATCGTCGACCACATCAACGGCACCTTCAGCGTCTACTTCCGACACAACTCCTCCAGCTTGGGCAACGTCTCCGTCAGCATCGTGCCGCCCTCCAAGGCCGTGGGCTTCGAGGTGGTGGTGCCAGCGCTGCCGGGCCCGGCTCCGCGTGCCCAGCAGAGCACCCTGCCCGAGGGGCGCCCGGCCAAGGCGCTCAATTGCCACGTGGAGTACGAGAAAACCAACAGGGCCAGGAAGAACAAGCCGTGCCTCTACGACCCCTCCAAGGTTTGCTTCACCGAGCACACGCAGAGCCACGcggcctggctctgctccaagCCCTTCAAGGTCATCTGCATCTTCATCTCCTTCCTCAGCATCGACTACAAGCTGGTGCAGAAGGTCTGTCCCGACTACAACTTCCAGCAGGATAATCCCTATTTTGGCTGATGGCAGGAGGGGTTTTGGTGGCACCCACAGGAGCCTCCTCTTCATCACTGTGACCTTCAAGGTCATCGGCATCTTCATCTCCTTCCTCAGCATCGATGGTGCAGGTCCCAACTACAacttccagcaggaaaatccccattttcagcaagaaaatcccaattttcaGCAAGAAAATCCCCATTTTGGCTGATGGCAGCGGGGCAGGAGGGGTGTTGGTGTCATTTGGGGGTCCCTGTCACCGCCACTGCAGCCTCCTCTTCATCACTGTGACCTTCAAGGTCTTCTGCATCTTCATCTCCTTCCTCAGCATCGACTACAAGCTGGTGCAGAAGGTCTGTCCCGACTACAACTTCCAGCAGGATAATCCCTATTTTGGCTGATGGCAGGAGGGGTTTTGGTGGCACCCACAGGAGCCTCCTCTTCATCACTGTGACCTTCAAGGTCATCGGCATCTTCATCTCCTCCCTCAGCATCGATGGTGCAGAAGGTCCCCACTACAacttccagcaggaaaatccccattttcagCAAGAAAACCCCCATTTTCAGCAAGAAAATCCCTATTTTTGCTGAtgggagcaggacaggagggGTTTGGTGGCACCCACAggagcctcctcttcctcactctGACCTTCAAGGTCTCCTGCATCTTCATCTCCTTCCTCAGCATCGATGGTGCAGAAGGTCCCAACTACAacttccagcaggaaaatcccaattttcagcaggaaaatccccattttcagcaggaaaatccccatTTTGGCTGATGGCAGCGGGACAGGGGGATAAGGGGGGTTCTGGTGGCATTTGGGGGTCCCTGTCACCCCCACAGGAGCCTCCTCTTCATCAGTCCATGCTGGCTTGTGGGGCAGGCGGTGCTGGGGGTCCTGGACCCCACCCAATGCTGTCCCAACATTGGGGTTCAGTTGGGGCTGGGGGTTGCGGGTTCCACCCCAAAATTAcatcccacccctgcagcaTCACGGGGTACAGGCAGTTCCGGGGGTCCCACCCGTCCCTCAGCCCCCCATTTTGGGGTACAGGCAGTTCTGGGggtcccatccatccctcagcCCCCCATTTTGGGGTACAGGCAGTTCCGGGGGTCCCACCCGTCCCTCAGCCCCCCATTTTGGGGTACAGGCAGTTCCGGGGGTCCCACCCGTCCCTCAGCCCCCCATTTTGGGGTACAGGCAGTTCCGGGggtcccatccatccctcagcCCCCCATTTTGGGGTACAGGCAGTTCTGGGGGTCCCATCCCTCAGCCCCCCATTTTGGGGTACAGGCAGTTCTGGgggtccctccatcccctgagACCCATAACTGGGGTACACCTGTTCTGGGGGTCCCCATTGAGACCCCATCATTGGGGTACAGGCAGTTCTGGGGGTCCCCTCCACTTCCTGAGACCcattcctgcagccccccatTTTGGGGTACACCttgttttttggggtcccttccacccctgAGACCCCATCATTGGGGTACCCCTGTCCTGAGGGTCCTCCATTGAGACCCCATCACTGCAGCCCCCCATTTTGGGGTACACCttgttttttggggtcccttccacccctgAGACCCCATCATTGGGGTACCCCTGTCCTGAGGGTCCTCCATTGAGACCCCATCACTGCAGCCCCCCCATTTTGGGGTACACCTTGTTTTTTGGGGGTCACCTCCAACCCCTGAGACGTCATCATTGGGGTACAcccgtttttggggtcccccattGAGACCCCATCATTGGGGTACACCcgtttttgggggtcccaggcccTCCTCCACTGACACCCCAtcactgcagcactgggaatcccgaacccccaaaaccccttgaGACCCCCCCctacccccccaaaaccccttgcgaccccccccacccccccaaaactccacccctgcccctccccatTGGGTACAACTGGTGCTGGGGGTCCcgacccccccctccccacccatcgagacccctccccacccaccgagacccctccccacccatCGAGACCCTTCCCCACCCAccgagacccctccccacccaccgagacccctccccaccccatcgagacccctccccattcaccgagacccctccccacccatCAAGACCCCTCCCCAACCCATTCAGACCTCTCCCCACCCAttgagacccctccccacccatcgagacccctccccacccatcgagacccctccccatccactgagacccctccccattcaccgagacccctccccacccatCGAGACCCCTCCCCATCCACCGAGACCCCTCCCCATTCACCGAGACCCCTTCCCACCCCATcgagacccctccccacccaccGAGACCCCTCCCCATTCACCGAGACCCCTCCCCATCC of the Molothrus aeneus isolate 106 chromosome 30, BPBGC_Maene_1.0, whole genome shotgun sequence genome contains:
- the NXPH4 gene encoding neurexophilin-4 isoform X1 — encoded protein: MLRRRLPLLGPGLLLLQTVCAGGHIPKALGYLEMGASGLLKDVPYGALNPPALNPGHLIPAEPPRVGTGTAAGASHSPWRWQKNQTSLEAPKPRGHRKPSLKSSRAKKIFGWGDFYFNIKTLKFSLLVTGKIVDHINGTFSVYFRHNSSSLGNVSVSIVPPSKAVGFEVVVPALPGPAPRAQQSTLPEGRPAKALNCHVEYEKTNRARKNKPCLYDPSKVCFTEHTQSHAAWLCSKPFKVICIFISFLSIDYKLVQKVPTTTSSRKIPIFSKKIPIFSKKIPILADGSGAGGVLVSFGGPCHRHCSLLFITVTFKVFCIFISFLSIDYKLVQKVCPDYNFQQDNPYFG
- the NXPH4 gene encoding neurexophilin-4 isoform X2; this translates as MLRRRLPLLGPGLLLLQTVCAGGHIPKALGYLEMGASGLLKDVPYGALNPPALNPGHLIPAEPPRVGTGTAAGASHSPWRWQKNQTSLEAPKPRGHRKPSLKSSRAKKIFGWGDFYFNIKTLKFSLLVTGKIVDHINGTFSVYFRHNSSSLGNVSVSIVPPSKAVGFEVVVPALPGPAPRAQQSTLPEGRPAKALNCHVEYEKTNRARKNKPCLYDPSKVCFTEHTQSHAAWLCSKPFKVICIFISFLSIDYKLVQKVCPDYNFQQDNPYFG